CCGGCAGGTAGCCGAGGTTGCGTTTGGCTTGCAGGGGTTGTTCCAGCAGGTCGATGCCGTCGATCAGCACGCGCCCGCCATGGGGCGCCAGGTTGCCGGTGAGCATGCGCATAGAGGTGGATTTGCCCGCCCCGTTGGGGCCGAGAAAGCCCAGGATATCGCCCCGGCACAGCTCAATATCCAGCCCGGCAACGGCCAGGTGGCTGCCGTAGCGGCGTTCCAGTTGGGTGGCGTGGATCAGGCTTTGCATGATGGTCGATTGGAAGGGATTTTTATCCCTGAGTTCCCAGATATCGGGCTGTTTGAATCGCGGGCAAGCCCGCTCCCACCAGCAAGCCCACTCCCACCAGCAGGCCCGCTTCCGCCTGTTGGGCCTTTACAGACAGCATTTTTTGTATTTCTTGCCGCTGCCGCAGGGGCAGGGGTCGTTGCGGCCTACCTTGGGTTTGGTGATGGCCTGTTCCATGTGCGCTACCAGCCTTTCTCCGGTGAAGTGCTGATAGATGATCTCGGCCGCTGAATCTATGGAACTGAGCACTTGTTCGGCGTCCTCGTAGGGGATCTGCTCGGGTCCTGGGGCCTGCTCTGCCCAGAACAGGGCCATGGGTTGGCTGTGGAGGCGGAGTATCTCGGCATTGCTTGGGTCGAGTTCGGGCCAGATCTCCAGGCCCTTTTTGTAGCCCCGGCACCAGACCCTGGGTACCCCCCAGGGGTCTTGGTCCAGGTGCCCCTCGTAGAGGGCCTCGTCGATGCCGATGCGGTCCATGCCGGGTTCAACCCAATCGTAGAGGAAGAGCGCCAGCTCCACCAGTTTGCGCAGATCATCCTTGTCCATGCCCGTGGGGTACTGCCCCGGTGCACCCCAGAGCATGTATATCCATGCCTGGGGGGCGAAAAAACAGGGGGCCGAGCGGATGGCGTAGAGAAAGCCTTGCAGCTCCAGCAGGCTGTTGATCGCCTGGGGGCTGTCGAACTGCTCCAGATAGCCGCGTATCTCCATCAGCTCTTCCCAGGGCAGGTCATCGTCCGCGTCGATCAGTTCGTCGGCAAAGTCCGGGTAGGGGCTTTCACGCCATTGGCGCACCCCCATTTCGATCTCCACCTGCTCCAGGTCACCGCAGAATTCGTAGTTGACCGCTCCCTCCTGGAAGCGGCGGGTAATGACTCCCAAGGCATCAACCGCGCCCAGTTCAGCCAGGGAGGCCACTACATGGCTGTTGAACAGGGGGTCGCTGGCCTGGCTGGAGTCCAGGTAGTTGGTCAGCTGCCGCACCACCCGTGGGTACAGGTCTGACTGATGACGGCCCAACATGGCCAGGGTGGTCACCGCAATCGTCCTTTGTATCATCTGTTTCGGGTCTTCCTTCCAGAGCAGGTGCAGCAGGTGCTCTATCAGGGGTTCGCCGAACAGGGTCAGGCCTTCGATCATGAAGTCTTCAAACAGCCAGGTATCCAGGTAGGCATCCAGGTGCTCCAGCAGGGGCGGGATGGATTCGGGGCAGCCCAGCCGCGCGAGCACGAACAGGGCATGGGCCGGTGCCAGGTCTTCGTCCCCTTGCGCGGTCAGCTCCCCGGCCTGGCTTACCAGGTCGAGCAGGTCAGGCACATCGGCGCAGCTGAAGCCGTAGGCCTGATAGTCGATCTCGGTCGAGGGTCTTGCTTTCTCGCCAAGTTCAAGCAGGGCCCGGATCTTGCCGGATATCGTCATCTTGTTGCCTTTTCTCTAGGTGGCTGTGGCCTGCGGGCGGACGCCACGGCCTAACGCAGGATGGAGCCGAGGATACCGCGCACTATCTTGTTGCCGATCTGGCGGCCGATGCTGCTGGACAGGGAGCGGACCAGGCTCTTGCCGATGGCCTCGCCAAAGCCCTGTCGGCTGGGGGCGCGGCGGCCCTGGCCCGGTTCGGCGGCGCTCTGGGCGTCGCGTTGGGCGGCGGCCTGGGCCTCATGCTCGGCCCGTTGCATGAGGATCTCGTGGGCCGATTCACGGTCTATGTCCTGATCGTAACGGCCCTTCAGCGGTGAGCGTTCCAGGGTCTGCGCCCGCTCCGCCGGGGTCAGGGGGCCGATGCGCGATTCCGGTGGCCGTACCAGTATGCGCTGCACCTGGCTGGGCGCGCCCTGCTCGTCCAGTACCGAGACCAGGGCCTCGCCGGTGGCCAGTTCGGTGATCACCTGTTCGCTGTCCAGCTCGGGGTTGGGGCGGAAGGTCTCGGCCACGCTGCGCACCGCCTTGCGGTCACGCGGGGTGAAGGCGCGCAGGGCGTGTTGCACCCGCGCACCGAGCTGACCGAGGATATCGGCCGGCACATCCAGCGGGCTCTGACTGATGAAGAATATCCCCACGCCCTTGGAGCGGATCAGCCGCACCGCTTGTTCGACCTTGTCCAGCAGGGCGCGCGGGGCGCGGTCGAACAGCAGATGGGCCTCATCGAAGAACAGCACCAGCCTGGGCTTGTCCGGGTCGCCCACCTCGGGCAGGGTCTCGAACAGCTCGGACAACAGCCAGAGCAGGTAGGTGGCGTAGAGCCGGGGGGATTTGTTCATCAGGTCGGTGACATCCAGCACGCTGATAACGCCGCGGCCGGAGAAGTCGGTGATCATCAAGTCGTTGATGTTCAGCGCCGGTTCGCCAAAAAACTGTTCCGCCCCCTGTTCCTCCAGCACCAGCAGGCGGCGTTGGATGGCCCCCACGCTGGCCCGGCTGATGTTGCCGTACTGGCTGCTCAGGCTGCGGGCGTTCTCGCTCAGCCAGTTGAGCATGCTGCGCAGGTCCTTGAGGTCCAGCAGCAACATGCCGTGGTCATCGGCCAGGGCAAAGGCGCTGTAGAGCACCCCGGTCTGGGTGTCGTTCAGCTCCAGCAGGCTGGACAGCAGCAGCGGGCCCATGTCGGAGATGGTGGTGCGCACCGGGTGGCCGAGACGGCGGAACAGGTCCCAGAACAGCACCGGACTGGGCTGGTTGCGATAGTCCGCGATGCCGATCCGATCCAGCCGCTGCTGGATGCGCTCGTTCATGCCGCCGGCGCTGGCCAGGCCGGACAGGTCGCCCTTCACGTCGGCCATGAACACGGGTACGCCGATGCGCGAGAAGCCCTCTGCCAGCACCTGCAGGGTGACCGTCTTGCCGGTGCCGGTGGCCCCGGCGATCATGCCGTGACGATTGGCGGTGGCGGCCGACAGGGATACCTGTTGGCGGCCGTTACCGCCGATAAGAATCTCTTGTTTCAACCTACTATTCCTCAGTTAAGTCACCTGACTCAGCCAACAATCGGACCTGGATTGAGATGCAGGAAGTGCAGGTAGGACCAGGCCACCAACAGGGCCAGGGCTATGCCGAGCAGGCCCTGCAGTATGGTCATGCCCTCGGCCCGTTTCCAGCCGCGCACCACCCAGTAGGCCTGCAGGCCGGCAAAACCGGCGCAACCGGCGGCCACCAGGATCAGGTCCTTGTTTTCGATCTTCACCGGCAGCATGAAGATGACGAAGAACAGGAAGGCGATGGTCAGGGGTGCCAGGGACATGAACCATTTTTCCATCTCCTTGTCGTCGCGGTACTCGCCAAACATCTTCTCCAGCCGTTCGGTCAATTTCATGCCTTTTCTCCTCTGTTGTTGTGTTCTCTGAGTAGGACCTTGTTGCGCTTTTCCCGCAGCAGCTTGCGGATGCTGGCCATGAGTTCCGCCTCCTGGAAGGGCTTGCCCAGGTAGAGGTTCACCCCCAGGTCCATGGCGTGCTGGCGGTGTTTGTCGCCGGAGCGCGAGGTGATCATGATAATGGGTATGTCGCGGTATTCCTCGGCGTGGCGCAGGTGGCGGGTCAGCTCGTAGCCGTCCATGCGCGGCATCTCTATATCCAGCAGGAAGATGTCCGGCAGCGCTTCTTGCAGCAGGGCCACGGCGTCCACCCCGTCCTTGGCGGTAACCACCCGCATAGCGTGGCGGCTGAGCAGGCGGCTGGTGACCTTGCGCACGGTGATGGAGTCGTCCACCACCATGACCAGGGGCTCGTCCTTCTTCTCCGGCGCGGCGGGCACCGGCTCGTCGAAGCTGACATCGGGCAGTTCGCCGTGCTTGAGCACCTTGAACTGGCTGCCGCTGCGGCTGGACAGACGCACCAGGGTGGAGACATCCAGGATCAGCGCCACCCGGCCGTCGGCCAGGATGGTGCCGCCGGTGATCCAGCGCACCGTGGCCAGCTGCGGGCCGACGGTCTTGACCACGATCTGGCGGCTGCCGAGCATGCGGTCCACCTGGATGGCGACACGCTGCTCGCCGTGGCGTACCAGCAGCATGGGGTACCATTTGCGCTGTTCCGGGAAGAAGTCGCCGAGGGGATCGACAAAGCCGAGCATGTCCGCCAGATAGCGCACCCGGTAGATGCGTCCGGCGTATTCCACCCCTTCCTGGAGGCCGTCATAGCAGGCCTTGAGCTGCTCCCTGGGCATGCGGATGACCCCCTCGACGCTGGTGTGGGGCACGGCGAAGGTGTCCTCGCCCACGGCCACCAGCAGGGTCTCGGTAAGGGATAGGGTGGAGGGCAGGCGAATATCAAAGCGCGTGCCTTGGCCGCTCTTGGAGCGGATATCCAGCACACCGCCGAGCTGTTTGACCTCGCTCACCACCACGTCCATGCCCACCCCCCGGCCGGAGATCTGGGTCACCTGGCTGGCGGTGGAGAAGCCCGGTTCCAGCAGGAACTGGATCAGCTCGTCGTCGGACAGCTCCATCTGTTCGGTCATCAGGCCCCGGTCCAGGGCCTTTTTGCGCACCGCCTTGAGGTTCACCCCAGCGCCGTCGTCCTGCACCCGGATCAGCATGTCCTTGCCCTCGCGCAGCAGGGACATCTGGATGCGGCCGCGCTCATTCTTGCCCGCCGCCTGGCGCTGGGCCGGTTCCTCGATGCCGTGGGAGCAGGCGTTACGCAGTATGTGCTCCAGCGGGGCGACGATGCGGTCCAGGATGCTGCGGTCCACGTCACCACCGGCACCGCTGACCACCAGCTCGGCCTGCTTGCCCAGGGTCTGGGCGGTCTGACGCACCAGGCGTTGCAGCCGGGGCACCACCTGGGAGAAGGACACCATGCGCGTGCGCAGCAGGGCATCCTGCAGGTCGTTGTTGACCCGGGACTGCTGCAGCAGCAGGCTCTCACTGACCCGGTTGGCGTCGTTTATCGCCTCGTTGACGTTGACCAGGTCGTCCACCGTCTCGGCGATGCCCCGGGCGATCTGCTGCATGGTGGTGAAGCGGTCCATCTCCAGCGGGTCGAAGGCGTCGCTCATGCTGGCACCCTCTTCCCGGGCGCGCTCGTAGCGGAACTGGATCTGCGCCTCGGTCTCCAGCTCCAGGCGGCGCAGCTGACCGCGCAGGCGCAGGGCGGTCTGCTCCAGCTCCTCCAGATTGAAGCCGATCTGCCCGGACTGCTGTTCGATACGGGCGCGGAAGATACTGATCTCGCCAGAGTTATTGATCATCTGATCGAGCCGGTCGGCGCGTACCCGCACCATCTCCTGCTTGCTCAGGGTCTTGCTGCTCGGCCGGTTGTGGGCCCTTGGCGCGGCGCTCGGGCCAGGTACCGCCGTCGGTACCGGTGCCGATTTCGCCGCAGGGCCGGATGGGGCCGATGCCGGGGCCTTGGCTGGCGCGGCCCGGGTCGGCGCGGGCAGGGTCTCGCTGGCCGACCAGTCGCCCTGCTGGGCCCGCTCCAGGGCCTGCAACAGCGGCCCACTGGAGGGCAGCTTGCCGCATTCGGCGAGGGATTCGATCTGCGCCAGCAGGTGATCGGCCACGCGCCGGGTCAGGGTCAGCACCGGCTCGGTCACGCCGATATTGCCCTGGATGATGGCCATGAACAGGGACTCATAGGCATGGCTCAGATCGCCCATCTGCATCACCCCGGCCAGGCGTGCGCCCCCCTTGAGGGTATGCAGCACCCGCTTCAGCGGTTCCAGGGCGGTCTTGTCCTGGGGGTTCTGTTGCCAGGATTGCAGGGCACGGTCCATCTCCTCGCCCAGCTCCTGGGCCTCTTCCAGGAAGATGCCCAACAACTCGGCATCCTCACTGGCCACCTCCTCCAACAAAGGCTCCCTGTCCCCTGTCATCTGCCTCCCATCCTCTGTCCTCTGTCCCCTGTCCTCTGTCTTCTGACCTCTGTCCTCTGTCCTCTGATCAGGGCCTCCCTGCCCATTCAGCGCTCCCCCCTCTGGGCCACCTCCAGCGCCTCGATCAAGCGTTGGCTGGAAGGCACCTTGCCGGTGGTGGCCAGGGCATCGATCTGCGCCAGCAGGTGGTCGCCCACCTGGCGGATCAGGCCCAACAGGGGGTCGTCCACCGGCAGACGGCCCTGCTCTATGGCCATGAACAGGGATTCGTAGGCATGGCTCAGATCACCGATCTGTATCACCCCGGCCAGGCGCGAGGCCCCCTTGAGGGTGTGCAGCAGGCGCTTGAGCTGGTTCAGGGAGTCGCTGTCCTGCTGGGCCTGCCAGCCCTGCAGGGCGGCATCCATGCCCTCGCCCAGCTCCTGCGCCTCCTCCAGGAAGATCTCCAGCAGCTCGGGGTCACTGCCCTCGACATCCTCCAGCAGGTCCAGATCATTTGCCGCCGTTGCCCCTCGATCGCTCTGGGGCACGCTGGCCAGGGCATCCAGACCGGAGTCCTCGTCCAGGCGCAGGTCCGAGTCGCTCAGCTCCTGCTCCAGGCCCAGGCGCTGCTCCAGAGACTTGACCGGCTCCTCGGCGGCGTCCGGGTCCAGCTCGTCCAGGCTGTTGCCCATGGCCTCCAGGAAGGGGTCTTCCATGGGCTCATCATCGTCTTCCTCCTCGACCTGGGGCACGGCCGCCCGCGCCGCCTCGAAGAAGGGGTCTTCGCTGATGGATTCATCTTCGTCCTCGGCCCCTGGCCGTGCCTGTGTGGTCACCTCTGGCCCTGGCGCTGCGGCGGGCTCGGCTTCGGGCTCAGGCTGAGGCTGAGGCTGAGGCGTAAGTTCAGGTTCAGGCTGAGGCCCAGGTTTGGCTCGGGGCGTTGGCGGGGCCGGGAGGTCATCCGGCTCCAGGCGCGAGTCGGCAAACAGGGTGCTCATGCCCTGGGTGGCCTCGGCCTCCAGGCGCACCAGCTTGGCCTGCACGTCGTCCAGGTGGCCATGCCAGTCGGGCAGCTGGGCACCCTGGGCATTGATCACATCGAGGATGGCGCGCACCATTTCGGCCGTGGTCACCAGCAGGTCGGCCTCCTCCTCGCGCACCGGGATGGCGTAGCCCTGCATGATCTCGAAATAGCGCTCGCTGGCCTTGGCGATGCGGGCGATGGGGCCGCATTCGGCCATGTGGGCGCTGCCCGCCAGGGTGTGCAGGGCGCGCAGCAATTCGTTGCTGACCGCGCAGCCCGCCTCTACGTCACAGGCCTGCAGGAAGGCCTCGATGCAGTCGATGTGCTCCCGCGCCTCGGCCTCGAATATCTCCTTCAGCGTGGCATCCATCTGCAAGGGGGAGGGGGGGCTGTCTTCCAGCGCCTGATCCAGATCAGTCAGCAGGCTGGTGTCCAGGTTGATCTCCGGGCCGGGCCCCTCGTCCTCGTCCCGGTCCGCCCCCAGGGGTTGTTCCGGCACCTCTTCTTCCTCGGCCAGGGCCAGGGTCTCGTCCATGGCGATGGGCGCTTCCGCCTCTTCTTCTGTCGGCCGGGGCTCGGCCTCGGCCAGTGCCTGGGTCTCGTCGAACCCGGCCAGGTCCAGCCCTGCGCCCTCCAGGGCGCGCCCCTCGGCCAGGGCGAAGGCGCGTTGCATCAGCGCCTGATAGCCCGCCGGGGCCTTGCCCCGGTCGCGCTCGGCCTCGATCAGGGCGGGCAGTAGTTCCAGCACCTCGGCCATCAGGCCGGTGAGATCGGCATTGGCCTCCAGCCGACCCTCCAGCAGCTTGTTGAGCAGGTTCTCCAGCGACCAGGCGAATTCGCCAATGGCCTCCAGACCCACCAGCCGACCACTGCCCTTGAGGGTGTGGAAGGAGCGCCGCACCCGGCCGATGGATTCCTTGTCGGCGGTGTTCTCCAGCCACAGGGGCAGCACCTGCTGGATGACGTCCAGCTCTTCCTCGGCCTCTTCGAAAAAGACCTCGAGGATCTCGCTGTCCGGACCTTCGTCGTCCGCTGCCTCGGCCATGGGTTCGGGCTCCGGTTCCGGTTCGGGTTCAGGTTCGGGCACTGGCATGGCCTGGGGTTGCTCAGGCGCGGTGGCGGCTTCCGGGGCCGATTCCGGGTCGGCCTGGATCTGACGCAGCCGCTGTTCGGCCTGCTCGGCGAGCTGGGCGAAGGCGGGGTCCATGGCCTGCCCAGGGGCCAGCGCCGCCCGGTAGTGTTGCAGGGCGGTCATGAGTTCTTTCAAGGCGGCCTGTTGCTGGGCATTTGCCGGGGCCGGTTGTGTGGCTTCGGGCTCGGGCTCGGGCTCGTCCCAAGCCAGCTCGACGGCCTCTGTTGCGGCTGCCGCCTGTGGGCTGAGCGGGGCCTGTTCCTGTTCATCCGCCATGGCATCGGCCAGGGGCTCCAGGCTGATTTCTTCCTCTTCCTCTGCTGGGTCCAGCTGGGTTTCAGGTTCTGATTCGGGCTCGGGCTCGTCCCAGGCCAGCTCGATGGTCTCTGCGTCAGCCGCCGTTGGCGGGCTGAGCGGGGCCTGTTCCTGTTCATCCGCCATGGCATCGGCCAGGGGCTCCAGGCTGATTTCTTCCTCTTCCTCTGCTGGGTCCAGCTGGGTTTCAGGTTCTGATTCGGGCTCAGGCTCGTCCCAGGCCAGCTCGATGGTCTCTGCGTCAGCCGCCGTTGGCGGGCTGAGCGAAATCTCTTCTTCATCAGCCGCGTCGCTCAACGGCTCCAGGCTGATTTCTTCCTCTTCCACGGCCTGGCTCGACTGGTCCTCGGGCTCAGGCTCGGCCAGGGGGGCCAGCTCGATTTCTTCCTGCCCTTGGCCGCTCCAGGGCTCGGCTTCAGGCTCGGGCTCGGTCTCTGCGGCCAGTTCGGCATCCAGGTCGGGCAGTTCGCCCAGTTCGGGCAATTCTAGCTCGCCTTCGGTGGCATCGGCCAACTGCTGCTCCAGACCGGGTTCGGCCTGGGGCTCAGCCGCAGGTTCTGGTTCTGGCTCGGGTTGGGGCTGGGGCTGGGGCTGGGGCAAGGCATCGTAGATGGCCTGCAGGCGCTGCCGGGCACCCCGCGCAGCGGGCAGGATACGGCCCTCCAGACCCAACCCCTCGGCGATGGACTCCATGTAGAACTCCACCGCCGCGACCAGGTCGGCCAGGGCCTGGAGTTCGTCCTGCTGGGGCAGCTCGGCACCCCCCAGGCGGGCCTGGGTATAGTCCTGTACCAGCCGCACCATGGCCGCCAGTTCATCCATCTGCACTATGCTCAGGGCCCCCAGCACGCCGCTGAAGCGGGCCGGGAGATTGTCCGGCAGGCCGTTGCCGGGGCGCTCCAGGTAGAGGCCCAGGCCTTCCTTGATGTGGGACAGCTCCAGGGTGGATTCACGCAGGGTGGCGGCCATCAGGTCGTCCAGGTCCACCCCGGCGCTGTCCGGCTGGGCACCGCCCAAGTGCAGGTTGTCCAGCGCCATTTCGACCTGCACCAGGCCGCCGGCCAGGTCCATCAGCTGGTTTTCGTCCGGCCGCTGGCCAACCTCGATCCAGCCCTGGATCTGCTCCACCTGCTGCTTGAGCAGTTGACTCAGGCCGCCCTGGCCGAGCATGCCTATGGTGTCGGCGAGGCGGTTGATCTGCCCCTGGATGCCATTCAGGTCGGTATCCTCGGCCCCCTTGCCGTAGCGGTTGAAGGCGTCCTTGATGGCCTGCAGGTCGTCCTTCACCGCAGCGCTGATGGATTCGATCAGTTCCTGGTTGAGGCCGCCGACGCTGCCGCCCTCATCGGCCTGGCCCAGTGGTTCCAGGCCGAAGCGCTCGCGCACCTGCAGCACCCTGGGGTCCTGGCTGCGGGATTGCACCACATAGTAGAGCAGGGTCTTGAACAGCTCGGGCTCGGGGTCGTCGATGAAGGCCTGCTCGCCGCCGGCGATGATCTGCTTGATCTCGCGGTCGATCTTGGCCAGCAGCTTTTTCAGCGCGGCGCCGCCCTCCAGCTCATCGTTGGCCAGGGAGACGCAGACCGCGCCCAGGGCCTGGAAGAAGTATTTGACCTGATCGGTGCCGGCGTATTGGACGAAGCGGTCCACCACCCCCAGCACCAGTTTGATGCCGTCCTTGCTGGCGGGGTTGCGAATCCAGTGCAGCAGGCCCTTGATGTAGCTGTCGCGCAGCTTGGCCGCGATCTTGGGCATGTTGGGGTTGGTCTGGCCGCCGCTGACGTAGTGTTCGGCCAGGCGCTGTTCCACCTCCTGGCCGAACAGGGCCAGGCCGTTGACCAGGGGTTCATCGCGGCACACGCGCAGGTCGTTGACCAGATCGAGCAGGGCCATGGGCGAGTCGGCACCGCCCTGCTGGATGCGATCGAGCCGGTCCGGCAGGCGCACCAGGGCGGTCATCAGTACCTCGGTGGCCTCGTTGACCTTGGTCACGCGGCCCTGCAGCAGGGCCAGGGCCAGCTGTTCCATCTCCTCGGCGAGCAGGGCCACGCCGTACAGCTCGATCATCTTCAGGCTGCCCTGCACCTGGGCCAGGCTGTCGCAGGCGCGCTGCATGGGCTCGGGCTGGTCGGGCTGGGCGGCGAACTCCTCCAGACCGGCCTGGGCCGTCTTGATCAGCTCATCCAGGCTGTCGCGGACCCATCCGAGGCTGCTTTGATTGCCGAGGTTGCGTTGATCGATGTTGTTCATCACTAGGTTCCCCTAAGGTAGGCGGAAGCCGGAGACCGACTGCTGCAGTTCCTGGGCCACATCCACCAGGCCGCCGACGGTGACGGCGGTCTTGCCGGTGCCCTCGGCGCTCTGTTCGGAGATGGTGCGCACCGCGCTCATGCCGTTATTGATTTCGCCCGCCAGGGAGGACTGGATCTGGGCGATCTTGGAGATCTGGTCGGTGCTCTTGGCGAGGAAGTTGGAGACGTTTTCGATCTCGCCCAGGGATTCACCGGCGGCCTCGGCCAGGCTGGCCACCCGCACCACGCCGGAGGTGCTGCTCTCCATCGAGGTGACCGCCTCGCTGGTGTCCGCCTGGATGGTCTTGACCAGGGCCTCGATCTGTTTGGTGGCGTGACCGGAACGCTCGGCCAGGCGCTGCACCTCGTCGGCCACCACGGCGAAGCCACGTCCCGCCTCACCGGCCATGGCCGCCTGCATGGCGGCATTGAGCGCCAGGATGTTGGTCTGGTCGGCGATGTCGTCGATCAGCTCGACGATGTCGCCGATCTCCTGCGAGCTCTCACCCAGGCGCTTGATGCGCTTGGCGGTCTCCTGGATCTGTTCGCGGATCTGGTCCATGCCGTGGATGGTGTTGCGCACCGATTCGCTGCCCTTCATCGATGCATCCACCGCCTTGCGTGCCACCTCGGCGGACTGGGCGGCCTCTTTGGACATGCCATCGGCGGAGGTGGCCATCTGTTCGATGGAGCTGGAGATGTCGGTGATCTGCTCGGCCTGCTGCTTGCTGGCATCGGCCAGCTTCATGGCGTCATCGCGGCTCTCCAGGGCCGAGGTGGAGACCCGGTGCACGGCGCTGTTGATGCCGGTGACCAGGCTGCGCAGGGCCTCGACGGCGTAGTTGACCGAGTCGGCGATGGCCCCGGTGATGTCCTCGGTGACCGTGGCCTCAACGGTCAGGTCACCGTCGGCCAGGTCGCCCATTTCGTCCAGCAGACGCAGGATGGCGCGCTGGTTGCGGTCGTTGACCTCGCTGCTGATGCGCTCCCGTTGGCGGGCATCGCGGATGATGAGCAGCCCGGTGAGGAGCAGGAAGACCACCGCCATGGCCCCCAGCAGGGTGACCAGGGTGGGGCTTAGGGTTACTCCGGCGATGGCCATGCGGCCGTGCTTCTGCCCCAGTTCGCGGATCAGCCGGTTGGCCGCGTCGCTGAGCTGGTCGGCCAGCTGGCCTATCTGGCGGATGCCATCCATGTCCTGCTGTAGTTCCGGGGCCTTCTGCGCGATCGGGGTTACCTTGTCGCGGATCGGCTCGAAGGCCTTGTCGATACGTTCCAGATTGGCCTGCACATCGCGCTCGCGAATACGCGGGATGCGGCGCTCGGCATCGCCCTGGCGCAGGCCCCTGAGCACCTGATCAAAGCGCCGGGCATCGCGGGCAAAGCGGGCGGCGGCATCCTTGCCCGCCTCGCCACCGAGCAGGATCTGCTGTACCCCGGTGCGCATGCGCTCCAGCAACAACAGCAGCTGACCGGTGGCGGTGAGGGCACCGTCCTCGGCCTCGGCCTGTTCCAGCAGGTTCAGGGCCTGTTCCAGGGGGGCCTGCAGCTGGGGGGTGATGGCCTCGATCTCGATGGCGAACTGATACAGCCCGAGCAGGGTGTCCTGTTTCTCCAGCACGCTGTTGGCGGCCTTCTGCAGGGACTGCCAGGCCTGCTCCAGCTGCTCCAGGGCGGCCGCCAGCTCCTGGGGCAGGGGCGGCAGCTGGCCGTCACCCTGCTGCAACAGGCGCAGGGAGGCGGCCAGCTGATCACGCGAGCCTTGCAGGGCGGCAAAGGCCTGGGCGTCGCCGCGCAGGGCGGTCATCGCCTCCTTGGCGATGCGCTGGGCGAGCAGGGCCTGCTGCCCGGCCGCGGTCAGGTATTGCTCGTCCTGGGCGTCCTTTACATCCAGATAACGGTTGGCGGCCAGGGCCGCCAGCAGCAACAGCACCACCATGGCGGCGGGCAGAATGACCAGACCATTGGCGGAGGTGCCGTCACGCCTTCCCTTGGATGACCAGAGCTTCATAGGTGTTTCCCCCTTGGATACCGCCTGGGCGGTGTGTCATTTTCAGCCTTCAGCTTTCAGCTTTCAGCGGTCGGCCTTCAGTTGTAGCCCGGATGGAGTGCAACGGAATCCGGGGTGCCCCACGCCGACCTGGGCCAGGCGTAAGGCCGATCTATGCCCGTCAGGCCTAACGGGCCGC
This is a stretch of genomic DNA from gamma proteobacterium SS-5. It encodes these proteins:
- a CDS encoding DUF853 family protein, which translates into the protein MKQEILIGGNGRQQVSLSAATANRHGMIAGATGTGKTVTLQVLAEGFSRIGVPVFMADVKGDLSGLASAGGMNERIQQRLDRIGIADYRNQPSPVLFWDLFRRLGHPVRTTISDMGPLLLSSLLELNDTQTGVLYSAFALADDHGMLLLDLKDLRSMLNWLSENARSLSSQYGNISRASVGAIQRRLLVLEEQGAEQFFGEPALNINDLMITDFSGRGVISVLDVTDLMNKSPRLYATYLLWLLSELFETLPEVGDPDKPRLVLFFDEAHLLFDRAPRALLDKVEQAVRLIRSKGVGIFFISQSPLDVPADILGQLGARVQHALRAFTPRDRKAVRSVAETFRPNPELDSEQVITELATGEALVSVLDEQGAPSQVQRILVRPPESRIGPLTPAERAQTLERSPLKGRYDQDIDRESAHEILMQRAEHEAQAAAQRDAQSAAEPGQGRRAPSRQGFGEAIGKSLVRSLSSSIGRQIGNKIVRGILGSILR
- a CDS encoding response regulator; translation: MTGDREPLLEEVASEDAELLGIFLEEAQELGEEMDRALQSWQQNPQDKTALEPLKRVLHTLKGGARLAGVMQMGDLSHAYESLFMAIIQGNIGVTEPVLTLTRRVADHLLAQIESLAECGKLPSSGPLLQALERAQQGDWSASETLPAPTRAAPAKAPASAPSGPAAKSAPVPTAVPGPSAAPRAHNRPSSKTLSKQEMVRVRADRLDQMINNSGEISIFRARIEQQSGQIGFNLEELEQTALRLRGQLRRLELETEAQIQFRYERAREEGASMSDAFDPLEMDRFTTMQQIARGIAETVDDLVNVNEAINDANRVSESLLLQQSRVNNDLQDALLRTRMVSFSQVVPRLQRLVRQTAQTLGKQAELVVSGAGGDVDRSILDRIVAPLEHILRNACSHGIEEPAQRQAAGKNERGRIQMSLLREGKDMLIRVQDDGAGVNLKAVRKKALDRGLMTEQMELSDDELIQFLLEPGFSTASQVTQISGRGVGMDVVVSEVKQLGGVLDIRSKSGQGTRFDIRLPSTLSLTETLLVAVGEDTFAVPHTSVEGVIRMPREQLKACYDGLQEGVEYAGRIYRVRYLADMLGFVDPLGDFFPEQRKWYPMLLVRHGEQRVAIQVDRMLGSRQIVVKTVGPQLATVRWITGGTILADGRVALILDVSTLVRLSSRSGSQFKVLKHGELPDVSFDEPVPAAPEKKDEPLVMVVDDSITVRKVTSRLLSRHAMRVVTAKDGVDAVALLQEALPDIFLLDIEMPRMDGYELTRHLRHAEEYRDIPIIMITSRSGDKHRQHAMDLGVNLYLGKPFQEAELMASIRKLLREKRNKVLLREHNNRGEKA
- a CDS encoding YibE/F family protein, yielding MKLTERLEKMFGEYRDDKEMEKWFMSLAPLTIAFLFFVIFMLPVKIENKDLILVAAGCAGFAGLQAYWVVRGWKRAEGMTILQGLLGIALALLVAWSYLHFLHLNPGPIVG
- a CDS encoding SEC-C domain-containing protein, which gives rise to MTISGKIRALLELGEKARPSTEIDYQAYGFSCADVPDLLDLVSQAGELTAQGDEDLAPAHALFVLARLGCPESIPPLLEHLDAYLDTWLFEDFMIEGLTLFGEPLIEHLLHLLWKEDPKQMIQRTIAVTTLAMLGRHQSDLYPRVVRQLTNYLDSSQASDPLFNSHVVASLAELGAVDALGVITRRFQEGAVNYEFCGDLEQVEIEMGVRQWRESPYPDFADELIDADDDLPWEELMEIRGYLEQFDSPQAINSLLELQGFLYAIRSAPCFFAPQAWIYMLWGAPGQYPTGMDKDDLRKLVELALFLYDWVEPGMDRIGIDEALYEGHLDQDPWGVPRVWCRGYKKGLEIWPELDPSNAEILRLHSQPMALFWAEQAPGPEQIPYEDAEQVLSSIDSAAEIIYQHFTGERLVAHMEQAITKPKVGRNDPCPCGSGKKYKKCCL